From Pedococcus aerophilus, one genomic window encodes:
- a CDS encoding YbjN domain-containing protein translates to MTRGAEASALGGTVEAYLADAGIDWEQGARAGEYVVTLPGEKKLRTVASLVVGEASLSVSAFVIRNPDENHEKFYRYLLRKNLRLPGLAYAIDTSGDVYVTGRLPAAGVDAGYLDQLMGALLEAADSHFNELLAIGFLSSMQKEWDWRVSRGESLRNLDAFRHLLDGASSTDSTGP, encoded by the coding sequence GTGACGCGTGGCGCCGAAGCCTCCGCGCTGGGCGGCACCGTCGAGGCCTACCTCGCGGACGCCGGGATCGACTGGGAGCAGGGTGCGCGAGCCGGTGAGTACGTCGTCACCCTCCCGGGCGAGAAGAAGCTCAGGACCGTCGCCTCCCTCGTCGTGGGAGAGGCGTCACTGTCGGTGTCCGCCTTCGTGATCCGCAACCCCGACGAGAACCACGAGAAGTTCTACCGCTACCTGCTGCGCAAGAACCTGCGCCTGCCCGGGCTCGCCTACGCCATCGACACCTCGGGCGACGTCTACGTGACCGGTCGCCTGCCCGCAGCCGGCGTCGACGCCGGCTACCTCGACCAGCTCATGGGCGCCCTGCTCGAGGCAGCGGACTCGCACTTCAACGAGCTGCTCGCCATCGGCTTCCTCTCCAGCATGCAGAAGGAGTGGGACTGGCGGGTGTCCCGCGGTGAGTCGTTGCGCAACCTGGACGCGTTCCGCCACCTGTTGGACGGCGCCTCTTCGACGGACTCCACCGGGCCCTGA
- a CDS encoding DUF2516 family protein: MFGTLGSLQAYVTLLLSLVAFAVEVFALVDGLRYKPEVYAAAGKRTKKFWTIILGIAVVLGFVSIGPSGRIFSIGLIAFVGAAIYLADVRPALRSMVGRGGGGNQHMGPYGPW; encoded by the coding sequence ATGTTCGGGACACTCGGGAGCCTCCAGGCCTACGTCACGCTGCTGCTCAGCCTCGTGGCCTTCGCCGTCGAGGTCTTCGCGCTCGTCGACGGCCTGCGCTACAAGCCCGAGGTGTATGCCGCGGCGGGCAAGCGCACGAAGAAGTTCTGGACGATCATCCTCGGCATCGCCGTCGTGCTCGGGTTCGTGTCGATCGGGCCCTCGGGGCGGATCTTCTCGATCGGTCTCATCGCCTTCGTGGGCGCGGCGATCTACCTCGCCGATGTCCGTCCGGCCCTGCGGTCCATGGTGGGTCGCGGTGGCGGAGGCAACCAGCACATGGGTCCCTACGGGCCCTGGTGA
- a CDS encoding class I SAM-dependent methyltransferase, with the protein MVQRPVGTITRGTTNPNRLRRVDRWLAGPQAWRLRRSPGPPVVVDLGYGASPVTAVELHDRLRMVRGDVEVVGIEIEPARVALGQALAREGLSFRLGGFEVPLEAGRRATVVRAFNVLRQYDESQVAAAWDTVRDRLTDDGLLVDGTCDELGRRSTWVAVDRAGPVSLTLSWRLRALEAPSDIAERLPKALIHRNVAGEPVHAYLVAVDRAWAHAAHHASFGVRQRFLATAAALREDGWPLLDGPSRWRLGELTVAWDAVAPGAQRA; encoded by the coding sequence GTGGTGCAACGGCCGGTCGGGACGATCACGCGCGGCACCACCAACCCCAACCGGCTGCGCCGCGTCGACCGGTGGCTCGCCGGCCCGCAGGCCTGGCGGCTGCGTCGCTCGCCGGGACCGCCCGTCGTCGTCGACCTGGGTTACGGCGCCTCCCCCGTCACCGCCGTGGAGCTGCACGACCGCCTCCGTATGGTGCGCGGCGACGTGGAGGTGGTGGGGATCGAGATCGAGCCGGCGAGGGTCGCCCTCGGACAGGCGCTCGCGCGGGAGGGGCTGTCGTTCCGGCTCGGCGGCTTCGAGGTGCCGCTCGAGGCCGGGCGGCGGGCCACGGTGGTGCGCGCGTTCAACGTGCTGCGGCAGTATGACGAGTCGCAGGTGGCCGCAGCCTGGGACACGGTCCGCGACCGTCTCACCGACGACGGCCTGCTCGTCGACGGCACCTGCGACGAGCTCGGCCGTCGCAGCACCTGGGTCGCCGTCGACCGAGCAGGACCGGTCTCCCTCACGCTGTCATGGCGGCTGCGCGCCCTCGAGGCTCCCTCGGACATCGCCGAGCGGCTGCCGAAGGCGCTGATCCACCGCAACGTCGCCGGCGAGCCCGTGCACGCCTACCTCGTCGCCGTCGACCGGGCCTGGGCGCACGCGGCGCACCACGCGAGCTTCGGGGTGCGGCAACGGTTCCTCGCGACGGCAGCAGCCCTGCGCGAGGACGGCTGGCCCTTGCTCGACGGACCCAGCCGGTGGCGGCTGGGCGAGCTCACCGTCGCCTGGGACGCGGTGGCCCCGGGGGCTCAGCGGGCGTAG
- a CDS encoding response regulator transcription factor has protein sequence MTRILVVEDEVSFSDPLSYLLRKEGYEVAVAETGPEALEDFDRSGADLVLLDLMLPGLSGTEVCRALRQRSNVPVIMLTAKDSEIDKVVGLEIGADDYVTKPYSSRELLARIKAVLRRLSEPEDLVPATIEAGPVRMDVERHIVTVSGETTQLPLKEFELLEMLLRNTGRVLTRMQLIDRVWGSDYVGDTKTLDVHVKRLRAKIEPDPADPRFIVTVRGLGYKFESD, from the coding sequence ATGACCCGAATCCTGGTCGTCGAGGACGAGGTGTCGTTCTCCGACCCCCTGTCCTACCTGCTGCGCAAGGAGGGCTACGAGGTGGCCGTCGCCGAGACCGGACCGGAGGCCCTCGAGGACTTCGACCGGTCCGGGGCGGACCTCGTGCTGCTCGACCTCATGCTGCCCGGGCTGTCGGGCACGGAGGTGTGCCGCGCCCTGCGCCAGCGCTCCAACGTCCCGGTGATCATGCTGACCGCCAAGGACAGCGAGATCGACAAGGTCGTGGGACTCGAGATCGGGGCCGACGACTACGTCACGAAGCCGTACTCCTCGCGTGAGCTCCTGGCCCGGATCAAGGCGGTGCTGCGCCGGCTGTCCGAGCCCGAGGACCTCGTGCCCGCGACGATCGAGGCAGGGCCGGTGCGCATGGACGTCGAGCGCCACATCGTCACCGTCTCGGGTGAGACGACCCAGCTCCCGCTCAAGGAGTTCGAGCTGCTGGAGATGTTGCTGCGCAACACCGGTCGCGTGCTGACCCGGATGCAGCTCATCGACCGCGTCTGGGGTAGCGACTACGTCGGCGACACCAAGACCCTCGACGTGCACGTGAAGCGCCTGCGCGCCAAGATCGAGCCCGACCCCGCCGACCCGCGCTTCATCGTCACCGTGCGAGGCCTGGGCTACAAGTTCGAGTCCGACTGA
- a CDS encoding phosphoglyceromutase yields MAYTLILLRHGHSDWNAKNLFTGWVDVDLNDQGREEAVAGGKLLKDKGVLPTVVHTSVLRRAITTANLALDAADRHWIPVRRDWRLNERHYGALQGLDKAATREKYGDEQFMLWRRSFDTPPPAIEVGSEFDQSGDPRYDGIEVPRTECLKDVIARMMPYWEGAIQDDLRAGETVLVTAHGNSLRALVKHLDQISDEDIAGLNIPTGQPLVYTLGDDFMPTKPAEYLDPEAAAEAAAAVANQGR; encoded by the coding sequence ATGGCATACACCTTGATCCTGCTGCGCCACGGGCACTCCGACTGGAACGCCAAGAACCTCTTCACCGGGTGGGTCGACGTCGACCTCAACGACCAAGGTCGTGAGGAGGCCGTCGCCGGTGGAAAGCTGTTGAAGGACAAGGGAGTTCTGCCGACCGTCGTGCACACCTCCGTGCTGCGCCGCGCCATCACCACGGCCAACCTCGCGCTCGATGCGGCAGACCGCCACTGGATCCCGGTGCGCCGCGACTGGCGCCTCAACGAGCGTCACTACGGCGCGCTGCAGGGCCTGGACAAGGCGGCCACGCGTGAGAAGTACGGCGACGAGCAGTTCATGCTCTGGCGCCGGTCCTTCGACACCCCTCCGCCGGCGATCGAGGTGGGCTCGGAGTTCGACCAGTCGGGCGACCCGCGCTACGACGGCATCGAGGTGCCCCGCACCGAGTGCCTCAAGGACGTCATCGCCCGGATGATGCCCTACTGGGAAGGCGCCATCCAGGACGACCTGCGCGCTGGTGAGACCGTGCTCGTCACCGCCCACGGAAACAGCCTGCGCGCCCTGGTCAAGCACCTCGACCAGATCAGCGACGAGGACATCGCCGGGCTCAACATCCCGACGGGCCAGCCCCTCGTCTACACCCTCGGGGACGACTTCATGCCGACGAAGCCGGCGGAGTACCTCGACCCGGAGGCCGCCGCGGAGGCTGCGGCCGCCGTGGCCAACCAGGGCCGCTAG
- the mshA gene encoding D-inositol-3-phosphate glycosyltransferase, giving the protein MGTRDRIDRVAMLSVHTSPLEQPGTGDAGGLNVYVVEVARELAKRDVEVEIFTRTTTAELAPTVELEPGVLVRHVTAGPYEGLGKNDLPGQLCAFAAGVMRTGAHAPEDHYSLVHSHYWLSGQVGWLAADRWQVPLVHTMHTMARVKNRHLAEGDAPEPSGREIGELQVVEAADRLIANTSGERAELIDLYGAEPSKVVVVPPGVDLSVFAPGDQGAARAAVGVPHDAKVLLFVGRIQPLKAPDVLVKAAAELIGRHPDWRGQLVVAVLGGPSGSGLEHPQSLQELAVALGVAPQVRFVPPVSRPELAQWYRAADLVAVPSHSESFGLVAVEAQACGTPVVAADVGGLPTAVGDAGVLVDGHDIATWADALEGLLMDPDRRKVLSRKAVDHAALFGWDRTADRLYEVYVEAMRARERASDLPSPNGALAGVPSAVTP; this is encoded by the coding sequence ATGGGCACCCGCGACCGCATCGACCGCGTCGCCATGCTCAGCGTCCACACCTCACCGCTGGAGCAGCCGGGGACGGGTGACGCCGGCGGCCTCAACGTCTACGTCGTCGAGGTGGCGCGGGAGCTCGCCAAGCGCGACGTCGAGGTCGAGATCTTCACCCGGACCACCACCGCCGAGCTCGCGCCGACCGTCGAGCTGGAGCCGGGGGTGCTGGTCCGCCACGTGACGGCCGGTCCCTACGAGGGCCTCGGCAAGAACGACCTGCCCGGCCAGCTCTGCGCCTTTGCCGCCGGCGTGATGCGCACCGGCGCCCACGCCCCGGAGGACCACTACAGCCTCGTGCACAGCCACTACTGGCTGTCCGGCCAGGTGGGCTGGCTCGCGGCCGACCGCTGGCAGGTGCCGCTCGTGCACACCATGCACACCATGGCCCGCGTCAAGAACCGCCACCTCGCCGAGGGCGACGCGCCGGAGCCGTCCGGCCGCGAGATCGGGGAGCTCCAGGTCGTCGAGGCGGCAGACCGCCTCATCGCCAACACGTCGGGGGAGCGGGCCGAGCTCATCGACCTGTATGGCGCCGAGCCCTCCAAGGTCGTGGTGGTGCCGCCGGGTGTCGACCTGTCGGTCTTCGCGCCGGGGGACCAGGGCGCTGCCCGCGCCGCCGTGGGCGTGCCGCACGACGCGAAGGTGCTCCTGTTCGTCGGCCGGATCCAGCCGCTCAAGGCACCCGACGTGCTCGTCAAGGCGGCGGCCGAGCTGATCGGTCGGCACCCTGACTGGCGTGGTCAGCTGGTCGTCGCGGTGCTCGGGGGCCCGAGCGGTTCCGGGCTGGAGCACCCGCAGTCCCTGCAGGAGCTGGCCGTTGCCCTCGGTGTCGCACCGCAGGTCCGGTTCGTCCCGCCGGTGTCCCGACCCGAGCTCGCGCAGTGGTACCGCGCCGCGGACCTGGTGGCCGTCCCCTCCCACTCCGAGTCGTTCGGTCTCGTCGCCGTCGAGGCGCAGGCCTGCGGGACTCCTGTCGTGGCCGCCGACGTCGGCGGTCTCCCGACGGCGGTCGGTGACGCAGGCGTCCTGGTCGACGGTCACGACATCGCGACGTGGGCCGACGCCCTGGAAGGACTCCTCATGGACCCCGACCGCCGAAAGGTGCTCTCCCGCAAGGCGGTCGACCATGCGGCCCTGTTCGGTTGGGACCGGACCGCAGATCGTCTCTACGAGGTCTACGTCGAGGCGATGCGGGCCCGGGAGCGCGCGTCCGACCTGCCGTCGCCCAATGGCGCGTTGGCCGGCGTGCCTTCGGCGGTGACCCCGTGA
- a CDS encoding asparaginase, translated as MSTLHTDTPPALADAPVLAHYVRGGFVESAHRASVVATAPDGGEHLLALGAVDDPVFPRSSLKPIQTLAMVRAGLRVPPAHLALASASHSGEDFHLAAVREMLAAAGLTEGALQNTPDYPVNEEAREAVLRSGGGKLPITQNCSGKHAAMLATCVVNGWDTATYRDPAHPLQVAIAETLAELTGDEIASTAVDGCGAPVMAVTLAGLARAFGTMASAPAGTPEAEVADGIRTNPAYLGGTGRDVTALIEHTPGLIAKDGAESVYAVGLADGRGIALKVADGYPRAKPVILAAVLRRLGVESAALAQLENSPVLGHGEPVGAIVAVNL; from the coding sequence GTGAGCACGCTGCATACCGACACCCCACCCGCCCTCGCCGACGCCCCGGTCCTCGCGCACTACGTGCGTGGCGGGTTCGTGGAGTCCGCCCACCGCGCCTCGGTCGTCGCGACCGCGCCCGACGGGGGCGAGCACCTCCTCGCGCTCGGAGCGGTGGACGACCCGGTGTTCCCGCGGTCCTCGCTCAAGCCGATCCAGACGCTGGCGATGGTGCGCGCGGGTCTGCGTGTGCCGCCCGCGCACCTCGCGCTCGCGTCGGCGAGCCACTCCGGCGAGGACTTCCACCTCGCGGCCGTGCGCGAGATGCTCGCCGCCGCCGGCCTCACCGAGGGTGCGCTCCAGAACACCCCCGACTACCCCGTGAACGAGGAGGCCCGCGAGGCCGTCCTGCGCAGCGGTGGCGGCAAGCTCCCCATCACGCAGAACTGCTCGGGCAAGCACGCCGCCATGCTGGCCACCTGCGTCGTCAACGGGTGGGACACCGCGACCTACCGCGACCCCGCCCACCCGCTCCAGGTCGCCATCGCCGAGACCCTGGCCGAGCTCACCGGTGACGAGATCGCCTCGACCGCGGTGGACGGCTGCGGTGCGCCCGTCATGGCCGTGACGCTCGCCGGGCTGGCGCGCGCGTTCGGCACGATGGCCTCGGCGCCCGCCGGCACCCCCGAGGCCGAGGTCGCCGACGGGATCCGCACCAACCCCGCCTACCTCGGTGGCACCGGTCGCGACGTGACCGCCCTCATCGAGCACACCCCCGGCCTCATCGCCAAGGACGGCGCCGAGTCCGTGTATGCCGTGGGGCTGGCCGACGGGCGCGGGATCGCCCTCAAGGTCGCCGACGGCTACCCGCGGGCCAAGCCGGTCATCCTGGCCGCGGTGCTGCGTCGCCTCGGCGTCGAGTCCGCGGCCCTGGCCCAGCTCGAGAACTCACCGGTCCTCGGCCACGGCGAGCCGGTCGGCGCGATCGTCGCCGTGAACCTCTGA
- the dtd gene encoding D-aminoacyl-tRNA deacylase — MRAVLQRVTSASVTVDGEVVGAIDRPGLLALVGVTHDDGAEQVAALARKIGDLRILDGERSVVDEGAPVLVVSQFTLYADTRKGRRPSWNNAAPGPVAEPLVEAVVAALRGRGVEVATGVFGADMQVSLVNDGPVTLVVDV; from the coding sequence GTGCGCGCGGTCCTCCAGCGGGTGACGTCGGCCTCGGTCACGGTCGACGGCGAGGTGGTCGGCGCGATCGACCGCCCGGGGCTGCTGGCCCTGGTCGGCGTGACCCACGACGACGGCGCCGAGCAGGTGGCCGCCCTGGCCCGGAAGATCGGCGACCTGCGCATCCTCGACGGTGAGCGGTCCGTGGTCGACGAGGGTGCCCCGGTGCTCGTGGTCAGCCAGTTCACGCTCTATGCCGACACCCGCAAGGGGCGTCGCCCGTCGTGGAACAACGCCGCCCCGGGGCCGGTCGCCGAGCCGCTGGTGGAGGCGGTCGTGGCCGCGCTGCGCGGGCGCGGGGTCGAGGTGGCGACCGGGGTGTTCGGCGCGGACATGCAGGTGTCCCTCGTCAACGACGGCCCGGTGACACTGGTCGTCGACGTCTGA
- the phoU gene encoding phosphate signaling complex protein PhoU, whose protein sequence is MRDAFHEDLDTISDQLVEMTRLAGSAMSRATTALLDADIQLAESVIQADKELDRMREGLDALSIDLLARQQPVATDLRMVVTSMRMSADLERMGDLARHVAKVARLRYPESAVPADIRATILQMGQVAERIVAKCGQVIAAKDVEDAKTLERDDDAMDELHRTLFSHLIDGTWKHGTEAAVDMTLVGRYYERFADHAVSVAHRVVYLVTGEWDVAEDHEEQEDKSSTAL, encoded by the coding sequence ATGCGCGACGCTTTTCACGAGGACCTCGACACGATCTCCGACCAGCTGGTCGAGATGACCCGTCTGGCGGGCTCGGCCATGTCCCGGGCCACGACCGCCCTCCTCGACGCCGACATCCAGCTCGCCGAGTCGGTCATCCAGGCCGACAAGGAGCTCGACCGCATGCGTGAGGGGCTCGACGCCCTCTCGATCGACCTGCTCGCCCGCCAGCAGCCGGTCGCCACCGACCTGCGCATGGTGGTCACCTCGATGCGCATGAGCGCGGACCTCGAGCGGATGGGTGACCTCGCCCGCCACGTCGCCAAGGTGGCCCGGCTGCGCTACCCCGAGTCGGCCGTCCCCGCCGACATCCGCGCCACGATCCTCCAGATGGGCCAGGTCGCCGAACGCATCGTCGCCAAGTGCGGCCAGGTCATCGCGGCCAAGGACGTCGAGGACGCCAAGACGCTCGAGCGCGACGACGACGCGATGGACGAGCTGCACCGCACGTTGTTCAGCCACCTCATCGACGGGACGTGGAAGCACGGCACCGAGGCAGCGGTGGACATGACCCTCGTCGGCCGCTACTACGAGCGCTTCGCCGACCACGCCGTCTCGGTGGCCCACCGGGTCGTCTACCTCGTGACCGGCGAGTGGGACGTCGCCGAGGACCACGAGGAGCAGGAGGACAAGAGCTCCACCGCACTCTGA
- a CDS encoding SigE family RNA polymerase sigma factor: MDAAGEEEFRRFVQARWNALVRTAYLLTGDQGRAEDLVQQTLVKVHRRWDHISRDETGGGPYAYTRAALANESASWWRRRRVAETLGEVPAHADRATGDVYAAYDTRDEVARAVLALPPRMRAVVVLRYFDDLSEAATADALGMSRGSVKSQASRGLERLRTVLAQTNGAPERSLS; encoded by the coding sequence GTGGACGCAGCGGGCGAGGAGGAGTTCCGCCGCTTCGTGCAGGCGAGGTGGAACGCCCTGGTGCGGACGGCCTACCTGCTCACCGGCGACCAGGGCCGCGCGGAGGACCTCGTCCAGCAGACCCTCGTCAAGGTGCACCGGCGCTGGGACCACATCTCCCGCGACGAGACCGGCGGCGGGCCCTACGCCTACACCCGTGCGGCGCTCGCGAACGAGTCCGCCTCGTGGTGGCGTCGGCGCCGGGTCGCCGAGACCCTGGGCGAGGTCCCTGCCCACGCGGACCGCGCCACCGGTGATGTGTATGCCGCGTACGACACCCGCGACGAGGTCGCCCGGGCGGTCCTCGCCCTGCCACCCCGCATGCGGGCGGTGGTGGTGCTGCGCTACTTCGACGACCTCTCCGAGGCCGCCACCGCCGATGCGCTCGGCATGTCGCGGGGCTCGGTGAAGAGCCAGGCCTCGCGCGGGCTGGAACGCCTCCGCACCGTGCTCGCCCAGACCAACGGCGCCCCCGAGAGGAGCCTGTCATGA
- a CDS encoding sensor histidine kinase, whose translation MDATTAAVLAGFAGLLTGALAVVAVRYSERQQTQLPEMPPVTSLPPGVGDVLAVLRSSAIVVDPADAVTKMSPAAVAYGLVRDGELVHAELRHLARQVRRDGVIRESQLELSRGPLGQGRSIMQARVAPLGSSHVLLLVEDHTQARRVEEVRRDFVANVSHELKTPVGGIGLLAEAILDAKDDPEAVERFAGRMQVESHRLAQLVKEIVDLSRLQVADTLHEPRLVDVTAAVHEAIDYSRVGADAKQIEIAEACAPDLKVFGDEDLLVTAVRNLIGNAIAYSDNGSRVAVGGRLNDDMVEITVTDQGQGIPESEQARIFERFYRVDGARSRATGGTGLGLAIVKHICSNHGGDVTVWSEEGRGSTFTIRLPAAADRSGGGVPPESSESLPSQGDPRA comes from the coding sequence GTGGATGCGACCACTGCTGCCGTGCTGGCCGGGTTCGCCGGCCTGCTGACCGGCGCCCTGGCTGTCGTCGCCGTGCGGTACTCCGAACGCCAGCAGACCCAGCTGCCCGAGATGCCGCCCGTGACGTCGCTGCCGCCGGGGGTGGGCGACGTCCTCGCGGTGCTGCGCTCGAGCGCCATCGTGGTCGACCCCGCCGACGCCGTGACCAAGATGTCCCCGGCGGCTGTCGCCTACGGCCTCGTCCGCGACGGCGAGCTCGTCCACGCCGAGCTTCGCCACCTCGCCCGTCAGGTCCGCCGGGACGGGGTGATCCGCGAGTCCCAGCTGGAGCTGTCGCGCGGACCGCTCGGGCAGGGCCGCTCGATCATGCAGGCCCGGGTCGCCCCGCTCGGCAGCAGCCACGTGCTGCTCCTCGTCGAGGACCACACGCAGGCCCGTCGCGTCGAGGAGGTCCGCCGGGACTTCGTCGCGAACGTCAGCCACGAGCTGAAGACCCCGGTGGGTGGCATCGGACTGCTCGCCGAGGCGATCCTCGACGCCAAGGACGACCCCGAGGCGGTCGAGCGGTTCGCCGGGCGCATGCAGGTCGAGAGCCACCGACTGGCCCAGCTGGTCAAGGAGATCGTCGACCTGTCTCGCCTGCAGGTCGCCGACACGCTGCACGAACCCCGCCTCGTCGACGTGACGGCAGCCGTCCACGAGGCCATCGACTACTCCCGCGTCGGTGCGGACGCCAAGCAGATCGAGATCGCTGAGGCGTGCGCCCCGGACCTCAAGGTGTTCGGCGACGAGGACCTCCTCGTCACCGCGGTCCGCAACCTCATCGGCAACGCGATCGCCTACTCCGACAACGGCAGTCGCGTCGCCGTCGGCGGTCGGCTGAATGACGACATGGTCGAGATCACCGTGACCGACCAGGGCCAGGGCATCCCCGAGTCGGAGCAGGCCCGCATCTTCGAGCGTTTCTACCGGGTCGACGGTGCGCGCTCGCGCGCCACCGGCGGCACCGGTCTCGGCCTGGCCATCGTCAAGCACATCTGCAGCAACCACGGCGGCGACGTCACCGTGTGGAGCGAGGAGGGTCGCGGTTCGACCTTCACCATCCGCCTGCCTGCCGCCGCCGACCGCTCCGGCGGCGGTGTCCCCCCAGAGTCCTCAGAATCCCTGCCGTCACAAGGAGACCCCCGCGCATGA
- a CDS encoding helix-turn-helix transcriptional regulator — MSRLPLGPLGGDSLGDYLREQRTSAKLSLRQLSELAGISNPYLSQIERGLKKPSAEILQQLAKGLEVSAESLYVRAGILDERHGHPAEAPDTRAVIGADPRLSDRQKSALLDIYDSFVGGDAAPTKRPRKSAAPRPAARTKSGTSKRSTTTSTTRTQGD, encoded by the coding sequence ATGAGCCGACTTCCACTTGGACCCCTGGGGGGTGACAGCCTCGGTGACTACCTGCGCGAGCAGCGCACGTCCGCGAAGCTGTCTCTGCGCCAGCTGTCCGAGCTCGCCGGCATCTCCAACCCCTACCTGTCGCAGATCGAGCGGGGCCTGAAGAAGCCCAGCGCCGAGATCCTCCAGCAGCTCGCCAAGGGCCTCGAGGTCTCGGCGGAGTCGCTCTACGTGCGGGCCGGGATCCTCGACGAGCGCCACGGCCACCCGGCCGAGGCGCCCGACACCCGGGCCGTCATCGGCGCCGACCCGCGACTCAGCGACCGACAGAAGTCCGCCCTGCTGGACATCTACGACTCCTTCGTCGGTGGCGACGCCGCCCCGACGAAACGCCCTCGCAAGAGCGCGGCGCCCCGCCCCGCCGCCCGCACGAAGTCGGGCACGAGCAAGCGCAGCACCACGACCTCCACCACCCGCACCCAAGGAGACTGA
- a CDS encoding CarD family transcriptional regulator, with protein MVFKVGETVVYPHHGAALIEEINTRTIKGEEKIYLKLKVAQGDLTIEVPAENCEDIGVRDVVGQEGLDKVFAVLRAPHTEEPTNWSRRYKANLEKLASGDVIKVAEVVRDLWRRDKDRGLSAGEKRMLAKARQILVSELALAEKTNEDKAEAILDEVLAS; from the coding sequence ATGGTTTTCAAGGTCGGCGAGACGGTCGTGTACCCCCACCACGGGGCTGCACTCATCGAAGAAATCAACACCCGCACGATCAAGGGCGAGGAGAAGATCTACCTCAAGCTCAAGGTGGCCCAAGGCGACCTGACGATCGAGGTTCCCGCAGAGAACTGCGAGGACATCGGCGTGCGTGACGTCGTCGGACAGGAGGGCCTGGACAAGGTCTTCGCCGTCCTTCGCGCCCCCCACACCGAGGAGCCGACCAACTGGTCGCGCCGCTACAAGGCCAACCTCGAGAAGCTCGCCTCCGGCGATGTCATCAAGGTGGCCGAGGTCGTCCGCGACCTGTGGCGTCGGGACAAGGACCGTGGCCTGTCGGCCGGCGAGAAGCGCATGCTCGCCAAGGCACGCCAGATCCTCGTCTCCGAGCTGGCTCTGGCCGAGAAGACGAACGAGGACAAGGCCGAGGCCATCCTCGACGAGGTTCTCGCGTCCTGA
- a CDS encoding phosphomannose isomerase type II C-terminal cupin domain has product MAADKVEDVVADATNDVVKDDRGVQMRDPRDEIFVQERPWGQFEQFVSNERVTVKIITVQPGHRLSLQTHENRGEFWQVLDGPIEVTVGEQTWSAQPGEKVWVPQGAVHRMANQGDAPGRLLEVAFGDFDEADIVRLQDDYAR; this is encoded by the coding sequence ATGGCGGCCGACAAGGTGGAGGACGTCGTGGCAGACGCGACGAATGACGTGGTCAAGGACGACAGGGGAGTACAGATGCGCGACCCGCGCGACGAGATCTTCGTGCAGGAACGGCCGTGGGGCCAGTTCGAGCAGTTCGTGTCCAACGAGCGCGTGACGGTCAAGATCATCACCGTCCAGCCGGGACACCGGCTCTCGCTCCAGACGCACGAGAACCGCGGCGAGTTCTGGCAGGTCCTCGACGGACCGATCGAGGTCACCGTCGGCGAGCAGACGTGGAGCGCCCAGCCGGGCGAGAAGGTCTGGGTCCCCCAGGGTGCCGTGCACCGCATGGCCAACCAGGGCGATGCCCCCGGTCGACTGCTCGAGGTCGCCTTCGGTGACTTCGACGAGGCCGACATCGTCCGCCTCCAGGACGACTACGCCCGCTGA